In Flavobacteriales bacterium, the genomic stretch TGATCCCACAGCAAAAGACTCAACGCAGGCGTATTGCTTCGGTCGCCCCTGCGGATGTCAAACTCCTTACGGTTGTTCACCTGGGCCGCGTAGGTCAATCGCAGGGTCTGATGCTCGTTGAAGATGTGGCGGCTCTGCAACTTGGCCAAATGATGCTGCACCGTTTGGTGTGGCGCATTGATCTTGTACGAGAAGGTGTCTTTGGTAAAGAACGGAACATCTCTTCCGATGGCTTCCTGCAGGTCGGTGAGGTTGCCGATGTGCGAACCACGCAGAATGCCTATTTCCGTATTGAAAAGGCTGTAGTAGAACTTCATCTCCCACTTGGAGCTGATGTGTTTTTCGAGTTGCGCGGCCACGTCATACTCGCGTTTGCCTGTGTTGGTGAGGTAATAATCGGGTGCGCTACGGTCGCCAAAAACCTTGGCCGTGGCCGAAACCCGCCAAGCAGCCCACTTGGCGTATTTCTCCAATCGCGCGTTGAGCGTATGTCCCAATCCGTTGGTCTGAAATACGTAGTTCACGTTTCCGTGCAGGTGCGGGTCGTTGGCAATTTCGCTTGGCTCGATCAGCACCACGCTACCCAGCGAATTGCCTGGATAGGCGAGGGCAGAGGCACCTTTTACCACAGAGATGTGCTCGGCCACGTACGGATCGATCTCGGGCGCATGGTCGTTTCCCCATTGCTGGCCGCTTTGGGCCACACCGTTGTTCAGAACCGCCACACGGTTGCCAGTAAGTCCGTGTACCACAGGTTTCGAAACCCCCGCTCCCGTGCGCAGACTGCTGACACCCGTCATCTGTTGCAGCATTTCCGAAAGATCCTTGTTCGCTTCTTCCGTTATCGTTTCCTGGTTGATGGTGGTGCTGGCAGCCGTTTCCTGCTGCGAGTGATGGTCGTGTACCACCACCTCATCCACCAATTCGTTGTGGTGATGCATGCTGATGGCGATGGTCGTATCCTTCTTCAGGTCGATGAAAACCGTATGCGTTTCGCAACCGATATGATTGAAGCGCAAATGGTAGGAGCCTTTGCACAGGTTTGTGAGTCTGAAGTTACCGCTGCTGTCTGCCGCCACGCCCGATTGCAGTTCCTCCACGTAAACCGTTCCGTACGCCATGGGAATTCCCGTGCCTTCATCGGCCAGACTTCCCGAAATGGAAAGGGAACAGTTCTGCCCAAACCCTGAAAAGGGGAAAAGGAAAACGGAAAAAAGAAACCACCCCGTCCCTTTGGGACACCCCTCCTTAGTGAAGGAGGGGAGCATCCCGCTGATCCAACGTTGGATCAACGTGACAGTTCTCCCCCAGGAAAGGGGGAGTGTCTGCCGTAGGCGGACGAGGGGGTTTCTTCTATTCACGTTTGCTTATTGAATGGTCACATCAAACGTCACTTCAATATCGGTTTCAC encodes the following:
- a CDS encoding TonB-dependent receptor, yielding MIQRWISGMLPSFTKEGCPKGTGWFLFSVFLFPFSGFGQNCSLSISGSLADEGTGIPMAYGTVYVEELQSGVAADSSGNFRLTNLCKGSYHLRFNHIGCETHTVFIDLKKDTTIAISMHHHNELVDEVVVHDHHSQQETAASTTINQETITEEANKDLSEMLQQMTGVSSLRTGAGVSKPVVHGLTGNRVAVLNNGVAQSGQQWGNDHAPEIDPYVAEHISVVKGASALAYPGNSLGSVVLIEPSEIANDPHLHGNVNYVFQTNGLGHTLNARLEKYAKWAAWRVSATAKVFGDRSAPDYYLTNTGKREYDVAAQLEKHISSKWEMKFYYSLFNTEIGILRGSHIGNLTDLQEAIGRDVPFFTKDTFSYKINAPHQTVQHHLAKLQSRHIFNEHQTLRLTYAAQVNNRKEFDIRRGDRSNTPALSLLLWDQFLESVYDHFFEHDRKLKTGIQLRITDNTNNPETGILPLIPDYRAYRAGAFAIFQEQKGHVLYELGARYDLTDLQVVAISSSLPREIERHYHVFNNYSLSAGMRWQVLPQLKLNLDMGHVLRSPQVNELYSNGLHQGVSGIELGNPNLKSERSSKVVLTADWNVRKKLFVQVLGYYQYVQDFIYLQPESEFRLTIRGAFPLYSYHQTDATLIGTDVLASYEPIESIRLMVKYSFLQGDDVRNHKPLVYMPSNNLFGSFAYTFKDGKKMKNSSVSINGRYVFKQNHLNADQDIMPVPNGYFLLGANLGTSFKLKKATLRCSLRGENLLNTRYRDYLNRQRYFSDDLGWNVSAQIGVTF